A stretch of the Rosa rugosa chromosome 5, drRosRugo1.1, whole genome shotgun sequence genome encodes the following:
- the LOC133710823 gene encoding histone deacetylase HDT2, which translates to MGCFLACFGISKKRKRRRLSNRVAAAGGDSRRGSYVPLDSSSLAIIGLDGPKVSPNSAGSEQLRDKPKEATSFKVRKKVSFNLNVQTYEPISNDYDFVESEEEEEEVDNNGQEGSKGRSSTSASKRASTALSSSIGLFPSNYRYQNVRDSYDSYEEEDYVADEESDLDDDDYYGDDDYCDGDSDMDDPRMSQEGFPKQSFSSSINGELESCRWNLNAGDNIPYAHSVLSPIENLSQWKAAKAKIAAPKQQKENVPSIQEPRILYSRSSCNQSKPLLQEIPVHASLSSWIK; encoded by the exons ATGGGGTGCTTCCTTGCCTGCTTCGGCATTTCGAAGAAGCGAAAGAGGCGAAGACTTTCCAATAGAGTTGCTGCAGCTGGTGGAGACTCT AGACGTGGGAGTTATGTACCATTGGACTCATCATCTCTTGCAATAATCGGACTTGATGGTCCGAAAGTAAGTCCCAATAGTGCAGGTTCTGAACAACTCAG AGACAAGCCGAAAGAGGCGACGAGCTTCAAGGTCAGGAAGAAAGTCAGCTTCAATCTGAATGTCCAGACCTACGAGCCTATTTCGAATGATTATGATTTTGTGGAGagtgaggaggaggaagaagaagttgaCAACAATGGACAGGAAGGGTCAAAAGGAAGGTCATCCACTTCAGCATCTAAGAGGGCTTCAACTGCATTGAGTTCATCAATAGGACTTTTTCCTTCAAACTACAGGTACCAAAATGTTCGAGACAGCTACGACAGCTACGAAGAAGAGGACTACGTAGCAGATGAAGAAAGTgatcttgatgatgatgattactATGGTGATGATGACTACTGCGATGGTGACAGTGATATGGATGATCCAAGAATGAGCCAAGAAGGGTTTCCTAAGCAAAGTTTCTCTTCATCTATAAATGGAGAATTGGAATCGTGCCGGTGGAATCTGAATGCGGGAGATAATATCCCATATGCACATTCTGTATTGAGTCCAATTGAAAATTTGAGTCAGTGGAAAGCAGCCAAAGCAAAAATAGCAGCACCAAAGCAGCAAAAGGAGAATGTCCCATCAATTCAAGAACCAAGAATTCTATACAGCAGATCAAGTTGCAACCAGTCCAAACCTCTATTGCAAGAAATCCCAGTCCACGCCAGCCTTTCAAGTTGGATAAAATAA
- the LOC133710578 gene encoding heterogeneous nuclear ribonucleoprotein 1-like: MDSDQGKLFIGGISWETSEDKLKEYFSNYGDVLQTVVMRDKITQRPRGFGFVVFVDPAVLDRVLQEKHTIDGRTVEAKRALSREEQQTSVRSGNPNPGRNAGSGGNVRTKKIFVGGLPPTLTEEEFREYFEAYGHVTDVVVMYDQNTGRPRGFGFISFDTEDAVDRVLHKTFHDLSGKQVEVKRALPKDANPGGGGRSLGGGQGGGGASGGGYQGYGASGGNPNAYDGRMDSNRYMQSQSTGGGFPPYGSSGYSAPSYGYAPSSNGIGYGGYGGYGGTNTGYGGPAAAAYGNPSAPNAGYGGGPPGAPRSSWSSQAPSGYGGMGYGNTAPWGVQSGSAATGSGGPGSAPAGQSPSAAAGYGAQGYGYGGYSGGDASYGNPSAYGAVGGRSGSVPNNNVGGPGGEQGSGGGYIGSGYGDSNGNAGYGNSGWRADPSQASGNYGGQANGAHSGQVGYGGYSSAQARQAQQQ; the protein is encoded by the exons ATGGATTCGGATCAGGGCAAGCTTTTCATCGGCGGGATTTCGTGGGAGACGTCGGAGGATAAGCTGAAGGAGTACTTCAGCAATTACGGCGACGTTTTGCAGACGGTGGTTATGAGAGACAAGATCACTCAAAGACCCAGAGGTTTTGGGTTCGTCGTCTTTGTGGATCCTGCTGTTCTTGATAGGGTTCTTCAGGAAAAGCACACCATCGATGGCAGGACG GTTGAGGCTAAGAGGGCCCTCTCAAGAGAGGAGCAGCAAACTTCTGTTAGATCAGGAAATCCTAATCCTGGTAGAAATGCAGGAAGCGGTGGAAATGTTAGGACCAAGAAGATATTTGTTGGTGGGCTGCCTCCCACTCTAACTGAAGAAGAATTCCGTGAATATTTTGAAGCTTATGGCCATGTAACAGATGTAGTTGTAATGTATGACCAAAATACTGGACGACCTCGTGGATTTGGATTTATTTCATTTGACACTGAAGATGCAGTTGATAGGGTTTTGCACAAGACATTTCATGATTTAAGTGGTAAGCAAGTGGAAGTAAAGAGGGCTCTTCCAAAAGATGCCAATCCTGGTGGGGGTGGCCGTTCCTTGGGGGGTGGTCAGGGCGGTGGTGGTGCATCTggtggtggttaccaaggctatgGGGCATCTGGTGGCAACCCAAATGCATATGATGGTCGAATGGACTCCAACAGGTACATGCAATCTCAGAGCACTGGAGGTGGTTTTCCTCCTTATGGTTCTTCTGGGTATAGTGCACCCAGTTATGGGTATGCTCCTTCTAGTAATGGTATTGGTTATGGTGGCTACGGAGGTTATGGTGGTACCAATACTGGATATGGTGGTCCAGCTGCTGCTGCCTATGGAAACCCCAGTGCCCCAAATGCTGGTTATGGTGGTGGTCCACCAGGTGCTCCTAGAAGTTCATGGAGCTCCCAAGCCCCCTCAGGATATGGTGGTATGGGCTACGGGAATACTGCTCCTTGGGGTGTTCAAAGTGGCAGTGCAGCTACAGGAAGTGGTGGTCCTGGATCTGCGCCTGCTGGTCAATCTCCTAGTGCAGCGGCTGGGTATGGAGCTCAAGGTTATGGTTATGGTGGGTACAGTGGAGGTGATGCATCCTATGGAAATCCATCTGCGTATGGTGCAGTTGGAGGGCGTTCTGGGAGTGTCCCAAATAACAACGTTGGTGGTCCAGGTGGGGAGCAAGGTAGTGGTGGTGGATACATCGGAAGTGGCTATGGCGACTCGAATGGAAATGCAGGTTATGGAAATTCTGGTTGGAGAGCTGATCCATCACAAGCTTCTGGAAATTATGGTGGTCAGGCTAATGGCGCTCACAGTGGGCAAGTTGGCTATGGAGGGTATAGCAGTGCTCAGGCACGACAAGCCCAGCAGCAGTAA
- the LOC133710577 gene encoding uncharacterized protein LOC133710577, with the protein MRVAVIGSGISGLVSAYVLAKDGVEVDLYEKEDYLGGHARTVTFDGVDLDLGFMVFNRVTYPNMMEFFESLGVEMEISDMSFSASLDKGKGCEWGSRNGLSSLFAQKSNVLNPYFWQMLREITKFKHDAISYLEVHENNPDIDRNETLGKFIESRHYSELFQKAYLVPICGSIWSCPAEGVMSFSAFSVLSFCRNHHLLQLFGRPQWLTVRWRSRCYVKKVREVLESKGCRIRTGCEVHKVSTTDEGSTVVSGDDFEEIYNGCIMAVHAPDAVRILGDQATSDELRVLGAFQYVYSDIFLHRDKDLMPQNPAAWSAWNFLGSTDNKVCLTYWLNVLQNLGETSLPFLVTLNPDHTPKHTLLKWSTSHPIPSVAASKATLELPHIQGKRGIWFCGAYQGYGFHEDGLKAGMAVAHGILGNSCALLSNPKHMVPSLTETGARLFVTRFIRHYISTGCLILLEEGGTMFTFEGTRKGCSLKCVLKVHNPQFYWKVMTQADLGLADAYINGDFSFVDKDRGLLNLFMILIANRDNDSSDSKLIKKRGWWTPMLFTASIASAKYFFQHVSRQNTLTQARRNISRHYDLSNELFSLFLDETMTYSSAIFKTEDEELKIAQLRKISILIEKAKISKNHEVLEIGCGWGSLAIEVVKQTGCRYTGITLSEEQLKFAQEKVKDAGLQDRIRFLLCDYRQMPSNYKCDRIISCEMLEAVGHEFMNDFFASCESVLAENGLLVLQFISIPDERYNEYRRSSDFIKEYIFPGGCLPSLSRVTSAMVGSSRLCVEHLENIGIHYYQTLRYWRKNFLERQSEILALGFNEKFIRTWEYYFDYCAAGFKTHTLGNYQIVFSRPGNVPAFSNPYKGFPSAH; encoded by the exons ATGAGAGTGGCAGTGATTGGTTCTGGTATCAGTGGTTTGGTCTCAGCCTATGTTCTTGCAAAAGATGGGGTTGAAGTGGATCTGTATGAGAAAGAAGACTACTTGGGTGGTCATGCCAGGACGGTCACATTTGATGGCGTCGATTTGGACCTTGGTTTCATGGTCTTCAATCGA GTAACATATCCCAACATGATGGAGTTCTTTGAGAGTCTTGGAGTTGAGATGGAGATATCTGACATGTCCTTCTCGGCAAGCTTAGACAAAGGAAAAGGCTGTGAATGGGGTAGTCGAAATGGTCTGTCGAGCTTGTTTGCGCAAAAGAGCAACGTGTTAAATCCATACTTTTGGCAAATGCTTCGAGAAATTACCAAGTTCAAGCACGATGCCATCAG TTATCTTGAGGTGCATGAGAACAATCCGGACATTGATCGAAATGAAACCTTGGGGAAATTTATCGAGTCCCGTCACTACTCCGAATTATTTCAGAAGGCTTATCTT GTTCCAATATGTGGTTCAATCTGGTCATGCCCTGCAGAAGGGGTTATGAGCTTCTCAGCCTTCTCCGTTCTTTCGTTTTGTCGCAATCATCATCTACTTCAG CTATTTGGCCGCCCACAATGGTTAACTGTCAGATGGCGTTCACGTTGTTATGTGAAGAAG GTTAGAGAAGTGCTGGAGAGTAAAGGGTGTCGGATAAGAACAGGTTGTGAGGTGCATAAAGTTTCCACAACCGATGAGG GTTCCACAGTAGTCTCTGGAGATGATtttgaggaaatatacaatggATGCATAATGGCTGTCCACGCCCCCGACGCCGTGAGAATATTAGGAGATCAGGCAACATCAGATGAACTGAGAGTACTTGGTGCCTTCCAATATGTATACAG TGATATTTTCCTCCATCGTGACAAAGATTTAATGCCCCAGAACCCGGCAGCATGGAGTGCATGGAATTTTCTCGGTAGTACTGACAACAAAGTATGTTTGACATACTGGCTCAATGTGCTTCAG AACCTTGGTGAAACAAGTCTACCATTTCTTGTGACTCTCAATCCAGATCATACACCAAAACATACCTTGCTTAAGTGGTCAACAAGCCATCCAATCCCATCTGTTGCTGCATCAAAGGCTACACTTGAGCTTCCTCATATTCAAGGAAAGAGAGGAATCTGGTTTTGTGGAGCATACCAGG GTTATGGCTTCCATGAGGATGGATTAAAG GCTGGAATGGCTGTAGCACATGGTATTCTTGGAAACAGTTGTGCCCTCTTGAGCAACCCGAAACACATGGTTCCATCATTGACAGAAACTGGGGCACGCCTTTTTGTAACTAGATTTATAAGACATTATATCTCTACTGGATGTTTAAT ATTATTAGAAGAAGGGGGCACAATGTTCACCTTTGAAGGAACAAGAAAAGGGTGTTCTTTAAAATGTGTTCTTAAAGTTCATAATCCTCAGTTTTACTGGAAG GTAATGACACAGGCTGATCTAGGCCTTGCAGATGCATATATCAACGGAGATTTCTCTTTTGTTGACAAAGACAGAGGCCTTCTAAATCTTTTCATG ATTCTCATTGCCAACAGAGATAACGATTCTTCCGACTCAAAATTGATTAAGAAAAG GGGATGGTGGACTCCAATGTTGTTCACAGCTAGTATAGCCTCAGCAAAATATTTCTTTCAGCATGTTTCGAGGCAAAATACTCTAACACAGGCTCGGAGGAACATCTCTCGTCATTATGACCTG AGTAATGAACTATTTTCGCTGTTCTTGGACGAAACAATGACGTATTCCAGTGCTATATTTAAG ACAGAAGATGAGGAGCTGAAGATTGCACAGCTAAGGAAAATATCTATTCTCATTGAAAAG GCTAAAATTAGTAAGAACCATGAAGTTCTAGAGATTGGCTGCGGTTGGGGAAGCTTGGCTATCGAAGTTGTCAAACAAACGGGTTGTAGATACACTGGCATCACTTTATCTGAGGAACAACTTAAGTTTGCGCAAGAGAAAGTGAAAGATGCTGGCCTTCAG GACCGGATCAGATTTCTTCTATGTGACTACCGCCAAATGCCTTCTAACTACAAATGTGACAGAATTATATCATG CGAGATGCTAGAGGCTGTTGGCCACGAATTTATGAATGATTTCTTTGCTTCCTGTGAATCTGTGCTAGCAGAAAATGGACTTCTTGTTCTGCAG TTCATATCAATACCGGATGAACGTTATAATGAGTACAGACGAAGTTCAGACTTCATAAAGGAGTACATTTTCCCTGGTGGTTGTCTACCTTCATTGAGTAGAGTAACATCTGCCATGGTTGGTTCTTCCAGGCTCTG TGTGGAGCACTTGGAAAATATCGGAATTCATTACTACCAAACACTGAGATATTGGAGAAAAAATTTCTTGGAGAGACAAAG TGAAATACTAGCTCTTGGATTCAACGAGAAATTTATTCGGACATGGGAATACTATTTTGATTATTGTGCTGCTGGTTTCAAGACACATACGCTTGGAAACTACCAG ATTGTGTTTTCACGTCCTGGGAATGTTCCAGCATTCAGCAACCCCTACAAAGGCTTCCCTTCTGCACATTGA
- the LOC133712026 gene encoding protein unc-13 homolog, with protein sequence MGHHARRDSLCGSLLAPRPDYHDSDPDLVWPFGKLDGIDRDDIRETAYEIFFTACRSSPGFGGRNALVFYSNHENGSGEGGGSGAGPKPSGVVTTPISRIKRALGLKMLKRSPSRRMSSGGRSSPSSPNGASTMERSPSTMERGSGMSFTAPPSRPRRPMTSAEIMRQQMRVTEQSDGRLRKTLMRTLVGQMGRRAETIILPLELLRHLKPSEFNDSHEYHHWQKRQLKILEAGLLHYPSIPLDRSNTFAMRLREIIRSVDTKPIDTGKNSDTMRTLCNSVVSLSWRSSNGTPTDVCHWADGFPLNIHLYVSLLQSVFDIRDETLVLDEVDELLELMKKTWSTLGITRPIHNVCFTWVLFQQYVSTAQIEPDLLCAAHAMLAEVANNAKRPDREAIYVKILSAVLSSMQAWAEKKLLRYHEYFQRGTVGQIENLLPLALSSSKILGEDVSITDGTGDGKGDTTLVDNSGDRVDYYIRSSMKQAFAKIIEAGNVTEVKEEAVTEALLQLAKDTEDLACKERESFSPILKRWHTTAAGIAAVTLHNCYGAVLKQYLNGVSTLTADTVEILQRAGKLEKVLLQMVVEDSAECEDGGKAIVREMVPYEVDSIIVNLLKRWIYERMKRGKECVNRAKESETWNPKSKSEPYAQSAEELMKLAKEIVDEFFEIPIGITEDLVQDLADGMEHLFKEYTAFVASCGSKQSYIPTLPPLTRCNRDSKILKLWKKASPCSIGADDFHPNGTNEGHHPRPSTSRGTQRLYIRLNTLHYLLSHLHSLDKNLSLSPRIIPSTPRSRYANNRRANNSSYFEITHASIQAACQHVSEVAAYRLIFLDSNSVFYESLYVGDVANARIRPALRILKQNLTLLGAILTDRAQALAIREVMRTSFEAFLMVLVAGGSSRVFYRSDHEMIEEDFDSLKRVFCSHGEGLIAKDVVEHEAETAEGVIDLMGQCTEQLMEDFSIVTCETSGIGVVGSGQRLPMPPTTGRWNRSDPNTILRVLCHRNDKAANQFLKRTFQLAKRR encoded by the exons ATGGGCCACCATGCTCGCCGTGACTCTCTCTGCGGCTCCCTACTAGCTCCTAGGCCCGACTACCACGACTCCGACCCCGACCTCGTCTGGCCCTTCGGCAAGCTCGATGGCATAGACCGTGACGATATCCGCGAGACTGCCTACGAGATCTTCTTCACCGCCTGCCGTTCTTCCCCGGGTTTCGGGGGCCGAAACGCCCTCGTGTTTTATTCCAACCACGAGAATGGTAGCGGGGAAGGCGGTGGGTCTGGGGCGGGGCCGAAGCCAAGCGGGGTGGTCACCACCCCGATCAGCCGGATAAAGAGGGCACTTGGGCTTAAGATGCTCAAGCGCTCTCCGTCGAGGAGGATGAGTAGTGGTGGACGTTCAAGCCCGTCGTCTCCGAACGGGGCTTCAACTATGGAAAGGTCTCCTTCAACTATGGAAAGGGGTTCAGGAATGTCGTTCACAGCGCCGCCATCGAGGCCGAGACGGCCAATGACCTCGGCGGAGATCATGAGGCAGCAGATGAGAGTCACCGAGCAGAGCGACGGCCGCCTTAGGAAAACCCTGATGAGAACCCTCGTAGGCCAA ATGGGTAGGAGAGCAGAGACGATAATCCTCCCACTGGAGCTTCTCCGCCACCTAAAACCCTCCGAATTCAACGACTCCCACGAATACCACCACTGGCAAAAGCGGCAGCTCAAAATCCTCGAAGCCGGTCTCCTCCACTACCCCTCAATCCCACTCGACAGGTCCAACACCTTCGCCATGCGTCTTCGTGAAATCATCAGATCAGTCGACACGAAACCCATCGACACTGGCAAAAACTCCGATACAATGCGAACCCTATGCAACTCAGTAGTCTCATTATCATGGCGGAGCTCCAACGGAACCCCAACCGACGTTTGCCACTGGGCCGATGGCTTCCCCCTCAACATCCACCTCTATGTATCTCTCCTTCAATCTGTCTTCGATATCAGAGACGAGACTTTAGTCCTCGACGAGGTGGACGAGCTTCTCGAGCTGATGAAGAAGACTTGGTCCACTTTGGGGATCACTAGGCCGATTCACAATGTTTGTTTCACGTGGGTTTTGTTCCAGCAGTATGTTTCGACGGCGCAGATTGAGCCGGACTTGTTGTGTGCAGCGCACGCAATGTTGGCGGAGGTGGCCAACAATGCCAAGAGGCCTGACCGTGAGGCTATATATGTTAAGATCTTGTCGGCGGTGTTGAGCTCCATGCAGGCGTGGGCGGAGAAGAAACTGCTTCGGTATCATGAGTATTTTCAGAGAGGGACAGTTGGACAGATTGAAAACCTTCTTCCTCTAGCCTTGTCATCATCCAAGATTTTGGGTGAAGATGTTTCCATCACAGATGGGACAGGGGATGGGAAAGGTGATACTACGTTGGTGGATAACTCCGGTGATCGTGTTGATTACTACATTCGATCTTCCATGAAACAAGCTTTCGCAAAG ATCATAGAAGCTGGGAATGTCACCGAGGTGAAAGAGGAGGCAGTGACTGAAGCTTTACTTCAATTGGCCAAAGACACAGAAGATTTAGCCTGTAAAGAGAGGGAGAGCTTCAGTCCCATACTAAAGAGATGGCACACAACAGCGGCGGGGATTGCAGCCGTGACGCTGCACAACTGTTATGGAGCTGTGTTGAAGCAATACTTGAATGGAGTGTCCACACTTACAGCAGACACAGTTGAGATACTGCAGAGGGCAGGAAAGCTAGAGAAGGTTCTGCTCCAAATGGTGGTGGAGGACTCTGCTGAATGCGAAGATGGGGGGAAAGCGATTGTGAGAGAGATGGTTCCATATGAAGTTGATAGCATCATAGTGAACCTTTTGAAAAGATGGATTTATGAGAGAATGAAGAGAGGGAAAGAGTGTGTCAACAGAGCAAAAGAGAGCGAG ACATGGAATCCAAAGTCTAAATCAGAGCCATATGCACAATCAGCTGAGGAGCTAATGAAATTGGCAAAGGAAATTGTGGACGAGTTCTTTGAAATCCCAATTGGAATTACAGAAGATTTAGTTCAAGATCTTGCTGATGGTATGGAACATCTCTTCAAGGAGTACACCGCATTTGTTGCTTCTTGCG GTTCCAAACAGAGTTATATTCCTACACTTCCTCCTTTGACAAGATGCAACCGAGACTCAAAGATCCTCAAGCTGTGGAAAAAGGCTAGCCCTTGTAGTATTGGAGCTGATGATTTCCACCCAAATGGAACAAATGAAGGTCACCATCCCCGACCTTCAACAAGCCGAGGAACACAACGCCTATATATTCGCCTCAACACCTTGCACTATCTTCTCTCCCACCTTCATTCTCTTGACAAAAACCTTTCTCTCTCCCCTCGAATCATTCCTTCAACACCACGCAGCCGCTATGCCAACAACCGGAGGGCCAACAATTCCTCATACTTCGAAATCACCCATGCATCAATCCAAGCAGCATGCCAACATGTCTCAGAAGTAGCTGCTTATCGCTTAATCTTCCTCGACTCCAACTCTGTCTTCTATGAAAGTCTCTATGTTGGTGATGTAGCCAATGCAAGAATTAGACCTGCATTGCGAATTCTCAAGCAGAATCTTACTCTTCTGGGTGCAATTCTCACTGATAGAGCACAGGCATTGGCAATAAGAGAAGTAATGAGGACATCTTTTGAGGCATTCCTTATGGTTTTGGTTGCTGGGGGAAGCTCCCGGGTGTTTTATCGGAGTGATCATGAGATGATTGAGGAGGATTTTGATAGCCTAAAACGCGTATTTTGCTCTCATGGAGAAGGATTAATAGCCAAGGATGTGGTGGAACATGAGGCGGAGACAGCGGAAGGGGTGATTGATTTGATGGGCCAGTGCACTGAACAACTTATGGAAGATTTCAGCATTGTGACTTGTGAAACAAGTGGGATAGGAGTTGTTGGTTCGGGGCAAAGGCTGCCGATGCCTCCAACAACAGGAAGGTGGAATAGATCAGATCCAAATACTATATTGAGGGTCTTGTGCCACAGGAATGACAAAGCAGCAAACCAATTCTTAAAGAGAACATTCCAGTTAGCAAAGAGAAGATGA